The following proteins are encoded in a genomic region of Ostrea edulis chromosome 7, xbOstEdul1.1, whole genome shotgun sequence:
- the LOC130048032 gene encoding uncharacterized protein LOC130048032, with product MDRINQRGVFGVFLALFIGVVYVYEMRFDKVYQDGIKRDKELSVIKIKHENLEAKVQMLKDEVDREGTILSLVKRRNEDLAAKIHMLEGNSGYTKSLQAPPYNKHNTNSGDDRPNVLHEACKNAELQTCEHLIQTHPHLLHSVDSDGWNAALYAARGGNVKLLQLLADNEVDVKHKSNDGWNILHAACVYANLEMSHYIIHTYPDLLHSVNNIGWNAALHAARGGNVKILKLLADDEVDVNYKANNGWNILNAACVYANLEMSRYIIQAYPDLLHSVDNDGWNAALHAARGGNVKILQLLADNEVDVKHKSNGGWNILHAACFHANLEMSHYIIHTYPDLLHSVDNIGWNAALHAARGGNVKILQLLADNEVDVKHKNNDGWNLLHAACVYANLEMSLYIIQAYPDLLHSVDNDGWNAALHVARGGNVKILQLLADNEVDVKHKSNDGWNILHAACFHANLEMSHYIIHTYPDLLHSVDNIGWNAALHAARGGNVKILQLLADNEVDVKHKNNYGWNILNAACIHANLEMSRYIIQAYPDLLHSVHNDGWNAALHAARGGNVKILKLLADNEVDVKHKSNGGWNILHAACFHANLEMSHYIIHTYPDLLHSVDNIGWNAALHAARGGNVKILQLLADNEVDVKHKNNYGWNILNAACIHANLEMSRYIIQAYPDLLHSVDNIGWNAALHAARGGNVKILQLLADNEVDVKHKSNDGWNILHAACVNANLEMSLYIIQAYPDLLHSVDNDGWNAALHVARGGNVKILQLLADNEVDVKHKSNDGMNILHAACFHANLEMSRYIIHTYPDLLHSVDNIGWNAALHVARGGNVKILQLLADNEVDVKHKNNDGWNILHAACVNANLEMSLYIIQAYPDLLHSVNNIGWNAALHVARGGNVKILQLLADNEVDVKHKSNDGWNILHAACVNANLEMSRYIIHTYPDLLHSVDNIGWNAALHVARGGNVKILQLLADNEVDVKHKSNDGWNILHAACVYANLEMSHYIIHTYPDLPHSVNNIGWNAALHAARGGNVKILKLLADNEVDVKHKSNDGMNILHAACVYANLEMSHYIIHTYPDLLHSVNNIGWNAALHAARGGNVKILKLLADDEVDVNYKANNGWNILNAACVYANLEMSRYIIQAYPDLLHSVDNDGWNAALHVARGGNVKILQLLADNEVDVKHKSNDGMNILHAACFYANLEMSHYIIQAYPDLLHSVDNIGWNAASHAARGGNVKILKLLADNEVDVKHKNNYGWNILHAACIHANLEMSLYIIQAYPDLLHSVDNDGWNAALHVARGGNVKILQLLADNEVDVKHKSNDGMNILHAACFHANLEMSRYIIHTYPDLLHSVDNIGWNAALHVARGGNVKILQLLADNEVDVKHKNNDGWNILHAACVYANLEMSLYIIQAYPDLLHSVDNIGWNAALHVARGGNVKILQLLADNEVDVKHKSNDGWNILHAACVNANLEMSRYIIHTYPDLLHSVDNIGWNAALHVARGGNVKILQLLADNEVDVKHKNNDGWNILHAACKSGELEMSRYIIQTYPDLLQSVDNDGRNAVFFAVEGGNFKILQLLADHGVKK from the coding sequence GAAATAGTGGATATACCAAGTCTTTACAAGCACCGCCTTATAACAAACATAACACCAATAGTGGAGATGATAGACCTAATGTATTACACGAAGCCTGCAAGAATGCTGAGCTACAAACGTGTGAACATCTTATCCAAACACACCCTCaccttctacacagtgtagatagtgatggatggaatgctgctctatACGCCGCTagaggaggaaacgttaaacttctacaactactggcagataatgaagtagacgtcaaacataaaagCAATGACggctggaacattcttcacgCGGCATGTGTCTACGCTAACTTAGAAATGAGTCATTATATCATCCATacataccctgaccttctacacagtgtaAATAATAttggatggaatgctgctctacacgccgctagaggaggaaacgttaaaattctaAAACTATTGGCAGATGATGAAGTAGACGTCAATTATAAAGCCAATAACGGTTGGAACATTCTTAACGCGGCATGTGTCTACGCTAACTTAGAaatgagtcgttatatcatccaaGCATACCCCgaccttctacacagtgtagataatgatggatggaatgctgctctacacgccgctagaggaggaaacgttaaaattctacaactactggcagataatgaagtagacgtcaaacataaaagCAATGGCggctggaacattcttcacgCGGCATGTTTCCACGCTAACTTAGAAATGAGTCATTATATCATCCATacataccctgaccttctacacagtgtagataatattggatggaatgctgctctacacgccgctagaggaggaaacgttaaaattctGCAACTATTggcagataatgaagtagacgtcaaacataaaaacaatgacgGCTGGAACCTTCTTCACGCGGCATGTGTCTACGCTAACTTAGAAATGAGTCTTTATATCATCCAAGcataccctgaccttctacacagtgtagataatgatggatggaatgctgctctacacgtcgctagaggaggaaacgttaaaattctacaactactggcagataatgaagtagacgtcaaacataaaagCAATGACggctggaacattcttcacgCGGCATGTTTCCACGCTAACTTAGAAATGAGTCATTATATCATCCATacataccctgaccttctacacagtgtagataatattggatggaatgctgctctacacgccgctagaggaggaaacgttaaaattctGCAACTATTggcagataatgaagtagacgtcaaacataaaaacaattacGGCTGGAACATTCTTAACGCGGCATGTATCCACGCTAACTTAGAaatgagtcgttatatcatccaaGCATACCCCgaccttctacacagtgtacataatgatggatggaatgctgctctacacgccgctagaggaggaaacgttaaaattctaaaactactggcagataatgaagtagacgtcaaacataaaagCAATGGCggctggaacattcttcacgCAGCATGTTTCCACGCTAACTTAGAAATGAGTCATTATATCATCCATacataccctgaccttctacacagtgtagataatattggatggaatgctgctctacacgccgctagaggaggaaacgttaaaattctGCAACTATTggcagataatgaagtagacgtcaaacataaaaacaattacGGCTGGAACATTCTTAACGCGGCATGTATCCACGCTAACTTAGAaatgagtcgttatatcatccaagcataccctgaccttctacacagtgtagataatattggatggaatgctgctctacacgccgctagaggaggaaacgttaaaattctacaactactggcagataatgaagtagacgtcaaacataaaagCAATGACggctggaacattcttcacgCGGCATGTGTCAACGCTAACTTAGAAATGAGTCTTTATATCATCCAAGcataccctgaccttctacacagtgtagataatgatggatggaatgctgctctacacgtcgctagaggaggaaacgttaaaattctacaactactggcagataatgaagtagacgtcaaacataaaagCAATGACGGCATGAACATTCTTCACGCGGCATGTTTCCACGCTAACTTAGAaatgagtcgttatatcatccatacataccctgaccttctacacagtgtagataatattggatggaatgctgctctacacgtcgctagaggaggaaacgttaaaattctacaactactggcagataatgaagtagacgtcaaacataaaaacaatgacggctggaacattcttcacgCGGCATGTGTCAACGCTAACTTAGAAATGAGTCTTTATATCATCCAAGcataccctgaccttctacacagtgtaAATAATAttggatggaatgctgctctacacgtcgctagaggaggaaacgttaaaattctacaactactggcagataatgaagtagacgtcaaacataaaagCAATGACggctggaacattcttcacgCGGCATGTGTCAACGCTAACTTAGAaatgagtcgttatatcatccatacataccctgaccttctacacagtgtagataatattggatggaatgctgctctacacgtcgctagaggaggaaacgttaaaattctacaactactggcagataatgaagtagacgtcaaacataaaagCAATGACggctggaacattcttcacgCGGCATGTGTCTACGCTAACTTAGAAATGAGTCATTATATCATCCATACATACCCTGACCTTCCACACAGTGTAAATAATAttggatggaatgctgctctacacgccgctagaggaggaaacgttaaaattctaaaactattggcagataatgaagtagacgtcaaacataaaagCAATGACGGCATGAACATTCTTCACGCGGCATGTGTCTACGCTAACTTAGAAATGAGTCATTATATCATCCATacataccctgaccttctacacagtgtaAATAATAttggatggaatgctgctctacacgccgctagaggaggaaacgttaaaattctaAAACTATTGGCAGATGATGAAGTAGACGTCAATTATAAAGCCAATAACGGTTGGAACATTCTTAACGCGGCATGTGTCTACGCTAACTTAGAaatgagtcgttatatcatccaaGCATACCCCgaccttctacacagtgtagataatgatggatggaatgctgctctacacgtcgctagaggaggaaacgttaaaattctacaactactggcagataatgaagtagacgtcaaacataaaagCAATGACGGCATGAACATTCTTCACGCGGCATGTTTCTACGCTAACTTAGAAATGAGTCATTATATCATCCAAGcataccctgaccttctacacagCGTAGATAATATTGGATGGAATGCTGCTTCACACGCCGCTagaggaggaaacgttaaaattctaaaactattggcagataatgaagtagacgtcaaacataaaaacaattacggctggaacattcttcacgCGGCATGTATCCACGCTAACTTAGAAATGAGTCTTTATATCATCCAAGcataccctgaccttctacacagtgtagataatgatggatggaatgctgctctacacgtcgctagaggaggaaacgttaaaattctacaactactggcagataatgaagtagacgtcaaacataaaagCAATGACGGCATGAACATTCTTCACGCGGCATGTTTCCACGCTAACTTAGAaatgagtcgttatatcatccatacataccctgaccttctacacagtgtagataatattggatggaatgctgctctacacgtcgctagaggaggaaacgttaaaattctacaactactggcagataatgaagtagacgtcaaacataaaaacaatgacggctggaacattcttcacgCGGCATGTGTCTACGCTAACTTAGAAATGAGTCTTTATATCATCCAAGcataccctgaccttctacacagtgtagataatattggatggaatgctgctctacacgtcgctagaggaggaaacgttaaaattctacaactactggcagataatgaagtagacgtcaaacataaaagCAATGACggctggaacattcttcacgCGGCATGTGTCAACGCTAACTTAGAaatgagtcgttatatcatccatacataccctgaccttctacacagtgtagataatattggatggaatgctgctctacacgtcgctagaggaggaaacgttaaaattctacaactactggcagataatgaagtagacgtcaaacataaaaacaatgacggctggaacattcttcacgCGGCATGTAAGAGCGGTGAATTAGAaatgagtcgttatatcatccaaacataccctgaccttctacagagtgtagataatgatggaAGAAATGCTGTTTTCTTCGCCGTTGAAGgaggaaatttcaaaattctacaactactggccGATCATGGAGtgaaaaaataa